DNA from Hyalangium minutum:
CCGCCGCTTCTCCATGCCGCTGATCGCCGCGCTGGATGACATCCCGGCCACCACCCTGGCCCTGTTCGACGCCCTGGTCTCGGACGCCCCTCGCGCGGCCTGAGCCGGGCACCTTCTTCCCCTTTCACCCTCAACCCAACCCGGGACCGGAAGCGGCCCCACAGGAGACGTGTATGCAGACGCAGACGCAGAGCTGGACGCAGGTGGACTGGACGAGCGCGCTGGAGGACGAAGCGCGCCTGTTGGTGGAGGAGCTGGACATGCACCCGGCGGCCCAGCGCCTCTTCCGAGGGAGCATCGACGCGAACGGCTATATCGCGTGGCTGTTGCAGACGTACCACTACGTGCAGTGGACGACGCCGCTGCTGGAGCAGGCGGGCCACCGGATGAAGCGGCAGGGCCGGCACGTCATGCTGGCCGAGCTGCTGCTCCAGAAGGCCTCGGAGGAGCGCGGCCACGAGCGGTGGCTGCTGGCGGACCTGAAGAACCTGGGGTGGACGCGCAAGCAGGTGGAGGCCTCTCACCCCTGCCGAGCGGTGGAGGCGTATATCGCCTGGAACCGGTTCCAGTCGGAGGCGGGCTCGCCGACGGCGTTCCTCGGCACGGCCTTCGTGCTGGAGTACCTCAGCGTGCACCGGGCGGGACAGGCCGTGGAGGGAATGCTGGCCCACGGCGCCATCCCTCACGTCCACAAGGCCGTCACCTTCCTGCGGGGACACGCGGGCGCGGACAGCGGACACGTGGCCGAGCTGATGGCGGTGCTGCGCACCCTGACGGATTCAGCGGAGCAGGCGGCCATCCTGTTGTCGGCCCGCAACACCCGGGCCCTCTACACCGGCCTCTTCCCCGAGCCCGAGTGGGCAGGCTGAGGGGCTTCACGTCCGGGCCGCCCGGTTCATCAGGGCGCCCCGGCTGTCCACGCCCAGCTTGTCGAAGACGCGCTGCAGGTGCTTCTTCACCGTGCCAATGGAGCAGTTGAGGTGCTCGGCGATGAGCTTGTTGTCCCAGCCTCGCAGCACGCCCTCCACCACTTCCACCTCGCGGCGGGTGAGCACCTCGCGCCAAGCTGGCGGCACGACGACGGCGGCCACCTCCTGAAGCAGCAGCCCCCACAGCCGTCCGCTGCCTCGCTCCGGCAGCGGGACAAAGTTCACCCGAAGGGACATCCGCTCCTGATGGAACGTGAAGAAGTTGGACTCTTCCCCAGGGTGTTTCCGGCCCGCGGTCAGCAGCCTCAGCCGCTCCATCAAGACAGCGGGCAGCCCGTGCTCATCGAGCACCTCGTCCGGGAACCAGCGCTTCAGCAGCGCCGTGGCTCCCGGCGTGCGCATCCGCTCCTCGAAGGCGGAGACCCTCACGATGCTCTCCACGCCCTGGAGCTGGATGAGACGCTCCAGCGTGCTGCCATGTGCCCGGGACTCGCCCATCTGCCGGCAGTTGTGCACCGACTTGGCCAGCAGCGGCGTGATTCGTTGCATCAACGCGCGCTCGCGCTCCGAGAAGGGCTGGCGCGGATCCCGGTACAGCATGAAGCCGCCATGCCAGTCGTGCCCTACATCCAGCATCACCGCCATCACATGCTCCAGCGGTGTGCCCAGCTCCCGGTGGCGCTGCGAGGGCCGGGGCGGCTCTTGCGCTGGGCCCATACCGGGCACCACGTTGTCCAGGACCACGTGAGGCTGTTGCACCACGTCCCGCATCACCTCCGCCGGCTCCCTCTCATAGCGGGTGAAGTCCTGGGGAGGGATGGCCGCCACCATCCAGTCATACTCGGGCAGCCGGCCGGGCTTGGAGATGCAGATGGCCGCATAGTCCGCTGCCAGCAATTGGGAGAGGACCTCATAGGCGCGCGCGAGCACCTTTGAGAGGTCCAACGAACTGATGAGCGCATCCATCAATTCGAATGTCAGCCTTTGCTCCGAGTCGAAGTTCAACGGGTGCTCCATGGTGTGCTACTCCCTCCCCAGCCGGGCCGCCAACACCGGCCCGGACACACGCCCCGGCAGAAGAAGGAAGAAAGAGCTGCCAGTTACACTTTTGGGTACTGGCAGGTTGGGTACCCGGGGTGAACCTCATGGGTAACCTCAACCTGCTCCGCAATGTAAGGGCTTTGTGGTACCACTAAAGTGGTATGGGCCCGTGGCAGGCTTCAGCGCGAGAGTGTGGACAGGTTGTCGTTACGAACAACCGCTCGGAGCACGAGCTCGTACCTATGCGGAAGAGCCACTTCGGGTCTGTCTATTCGGACCCCGACCCCGAAAGACAGAACAAAGGCACGAGGGGCGGGCCGGGCCCTGGGGGATCCGGCCTGCCCCCGTAGCACACATGCCCGCTCTCAGCGCGCCAGGACGGAGGCCCTGATCTATTGCCGGGCGAGTAACTCCTGGGCCGCCAGGATGAGCTTGGCCCGGTTGGGCACCAGCAGCTTGGCGTAGATGTTCTTCTGGTGAGTCTTCACCGTGTTGATCGACAGGTGAAGCTGCTCGGCGATGGAGAGGTTGTCCACGCCGCGCAGCATCCACTCCACCACCTCCAGCTCCTTGGGGGTGAACAGTTCGCGCCACTGCAAGGGGACCGGGATGCTCTTCATGTGAAGCATCTCCTCCATCAACAGCGCCCAGGGCCGCCGGAGGCTCTCGCGGTACAGCGTGAAGCCCCCGTGCCAGTCGCCGCCCGCGACAGCATCTCCGAGTCACGTAAGATCGTGTTGGGGTTCTTCATCACGGCGAGCCGGAGATGGCCGCGTAGTCCGCCACCAGGACACACTTCCGAGAGACCTTTATCACTGACACGAGGCTCCCCCCCTCACCCATCCGGGTGAAGCCTTCCCAAGGCAGGTGACTGTACCCTCCCCCATTGCCTCGCTGTCTGGGGGCGCGCCGGAGCTGTCCCACCAGGGGAGCGGGCCGGGTCCGGGGGGGAGCCCGACCCGCTTCCCTGAGTGGGCAGTCTGGGTAAACCAAGACCCAGCGAGACGGGCTCAGCGGCCGCTGCCACCCGCCGCCACCCGCCACGCGCGGGCCAGGGCCGAGGCCGCCACGTCCACCTCCTGCGCCGTGGAGCCATGACCCAGCGTGAGGCGCACCGCGCCCAAGGCCTCCTCGGGCGGCAGCCCCATGGCCAACAGCACGGAAGAGGCCGTCTCCCCTCCCTCGTGGCACGCCGAGCCCGTGGAGGCTGCCACCTCGGGGGCGCCCGCCAGCACTGCGCTGCCGCGGACGCCAGGGAAGCGGACATTGAGCGTGTTGGGCAGCCGCTCCGTGGGGTGCCCGGTGAGCCGCATGCCCGGCACCTCCGCCTGGAGCCGCCACCAGAGCCGCTCGCGCAGCTCCACCAGCGCCGCCATGCCCCGCTCGAGCCGCCCGCGCGCCAGCTCGCACGCGGCGCCCAGGCCAACGATGGAGGGCACGTTCTCGGTGCCCGGCCGCCTGCCGTGCTCCTGCCCACCTCCGAGCACGAGCGGCTTCAGCGGTGTGCCACGGCGCACGTAGAGCGCTCCCACACCCTTGGGCGCGTACAGCTTGTGGCCCACCACCGTGAGCAGATCCACCCCGAGCTCATTCACAGACACGGGCACCTTGCCCACGCTCT
Protein-coding regions in this window:
- a CDS encoding iron-containing redox enzyme family protein; this translates as MQTQTQSWTQVDWTSALEDEARLLVEELDMHPAAQRLFRGSIDANGYIAWLLQTYHYVQWTTPLLEQAGHRMKRQGRHVMLAELLLQKASEERGHERWLLADLKNLGWTRKQVEASHPCRAVEAYIAWNRFQSEAGSPTAFLGTAFVLEYLSVHRAGQAVEGMLAHGAIPHVHKAVTFLRGHAGADSGHVAELMAVLRTLTDSAEQAAILLSARNTRALYTGLFPEPEWAG
- a CDS encoding LuxR C-terminal-related transcriptional regulator encodes the protein MEHPLNFDSEQRLTFELMDALISSLDLSKVLARAYEVLSQLLAADYAAICISKPGRLPEYDWMVAAIPPQDFTRYEREPAEVMRDVVQQPHVVLDNVVPGMGPAQEPPRPSQRHRELGTPLEHVMAVMLDVGHDWHGGFMLYRDPRQPFSERERALMQRITPLLAKSVHNCRQMGESRAHGSTLERLIQLQGVESIVRVSAFEERMRTPGATALLKRWFPDEVLDEHGLPAVLMERLRLLTAGRKHPGEESNFFTFHQERMSLRVNFVPLPERGSGRLWGLLLQEVAAVVVPPAWREVLTRREVEVVEGVLRGWDNKLIAEHLNCSIGTVKKHLQRVFDKLGVDSRGALMNRAART
- a CDS encoding response regulator transcription factor, which gives rise to MKSIPVPLQWRELFTPKELEVVEWMLRGVDNLSIAEQLHLSINTVKTHQKNIYAKLLVPNRAKLILAAQELLARQ
- a CDS encoding cysteine desulfurase family protein produces the protein MPDAEHPIYLDFNATTPVAPEVLEAMLPYLREEFGNPSSTHPYGRRARAAVERSREQVARLLDAHAEEILFTSGGTEANNLAIRGVMAAQPERRHLLTSTIEHPATALPCRHLEREHAVSWVGVDAEGRLRLEQATELLRSGTALVTLIHANNETGVLQPVRELASAARRVGAVVHTDAAQSVGKVPVSVNELGVDLLTVVGHKLYAPKGVGALYVRRGTPLKPLVLGGGQEHGRRPGTENVPSIVGLGAACELARGRLERGMAALVELRERLWWRLQAEVPGMRLTGHPTERLPNTLNVRFPGVRGSAVLAGAPEVAASTGSACHEGGETASSVLLAMGLPPEEALGAVRLTLGHGSTAQEVDVAASALARAWRVAAGGSGR